One Agelaius phoeniceus isolate bAgePho1 chromosome 7, bAgePho1.hap1, whole genome shotgun sequence DNA segment encodes these proteins:
- the LOC129122334 gene encoding protein mono-ADP-ribosyltransferase PARP14-like isoform X1 codes for MEGQWPCSFPLLVRGDWGPAEPPPSLRKKLLCYFQSQKRSGGGECELRTGDDSGTILVCFAQPEVRERVLRRPAHELVWGSAERLSLQVTALPAGGDPAQEAGPAGGTQAPDNGPQVSLPICQNKETPVCTQQEKTDAQEVLQRKHHLNKIDLVVKPWQVATSQESCQVENSEGSLRPSGVVLENVKETIEDCMLILLVENVSGLSEEDGDFSVEMIPELSAAVVTFTGNTDAEEFAEKLNQNQRAREQNITAWCLQQTKTVRAENIPPNTSSHYITVYFENEKYGGAQAVDVQLLPDEDAAIITFGDHKDVTNILAKKHSLNKTPIFVYPYYTSLETALYGKEGPQIKKPDPITLPLDPYIWNYLQGNSSLIKAIDHEMAKCNCVPVWPDALCADPTVTLHPSAIFSERKRSVSRLVKAWKKEVSTAFSQTISKYEAIKCQVSTEVWEPIRNSFPHDEVLIIPNISKELLVLVGEKEIVRKVEQELKLLIKKATRKIEREKQRTELKVKTVNPGEYGILQITGLEEKFRTEFPDLQITYDNLEKSINLSGVPEEVYRVKGEILDHVFKMAKKAINVHPSIFQFLKHIDNETLSQSLFISKQIKVFYDLGAGEIILKGNAPEDVLKAEEEIKKELDHKSVTLGDESVLQKEEWQMLVKENCSNGAVAVTQAGSQIMIAGLSEAVAKAFEELSSFIDENTQVQKVIEGKLMVFIKFFKKEKVNDWAALQKKGVKVDFSTQKNREVILLSGPKTKVLEGVSLVERILSGLHCKRVVIDLPGAKAYIKEQAHLLAPHIKKEYKCLVLLEEQPEEQKQHSNRGELHMQVTMGETVIALYKADLSTHPVDVVVNASNEDLNHIGGLAEALSRAAGPALQEECNELVRRQGNLQPGDAVMTRAGRLPCKNVIHAVGPRWSRERREMCVNLLRKTVKKCLQLAEKHKHRSIALPAISGGIFGFPMELCTYSIVSSIKETLEESKGNSSLKEVHLVGFAQDSIQAFSKAFREVFSDSSASYRPLDHVSSVPQPRQRRASKHINNFPFVTTREGLHIVLQTGSIEDAETSVVVVSVGKDLQLDKGPLGKALLSKAGPMLQTGLSREGGGRIPEEGSVLKTKGYNLACSVVLHAVVPAWSQKNTPAKVLGDIITQCLEIAEELSLKSITFPAIGTGNLEFPRSVVAKLLFDKVFEFSSENRVNSLEEVHFLLHTKDTANIQEFSDELESRSMAVKGLKASPNDTSQSTAFSAVPSTSAHNGPEMTIGSVVFLVAEGDITKEEGDAIVNITNQTFSLKTGVSGAILNGAGKAVEDECRVLAQQTDKKYIITQAGNLPCKNIMHFVYRSDIRSLVSQVLQECDLRQYTSVIFPAIGTGEACRNPAEVAGNMIDAVTDFAKKNPATSVKTIKVVIFQPHLMSVFQASMQKREQSTATQIKLIVSKIYHAGKSFLSSEKHSPKGKTKVVFEKKIDPAVVQICGENKKEVEEAEKWLRSAISSEQSHAEIVDETISHFDEEEIEELDDLGKKLKICLILKNTSIEITGVAKDVCQASSAVHKMIRKIKAAKEAQAKLLQSSVEWKYSEKDSYVPFNSLTNVELEYAYKTKQKIVEVIIGERIYTVDIERKTAVDAQGGQISIKRIDKSEDQKSTVLPPTWDPMENEQLKIVELKPGSREYTDVQERFLQTCPLFRIEKIERIQNQYLWKNYQIKKCEIDKKNGNRNNERLLFHGTSQESLTLINKKGFNRSYAGMHAANFGNGTYFAVNASYSANDIYSKPDGNGKKYMYLARVLVGEYSLGKKGSITPAKKNVSNSVDLYDSSTDNVNQPSMFIIFNDIQAYPEYLITFSK; via the exons ATGGAGgggcagtggccgtgctccttCCCGCTGCTGGTGCGAGGGGACTGGGGCCCCGCCGAGCCGCCGCCCTCGCTCAGGAAGAAGCTGCTCTGCTACTTCCAGAGCCAGAAGCGCTCGGGCGGCGGCGAGTGCGAGCTGCGGACCGGGGACGACAGCGGGACCATCCTCGTCTGCTTCGCCCAGCCCGAGG TGAGGGAGCGGGTGCTGAGGCGGCCGGCCCACGAGCTCGTGTGGGGGTCCGCAGAGCGGCTGTCGCTGCAGGTCACGGCGCTGCCCGCGGGCGGCGACCCCGCGCAG GAGGCGGGTCCGGCCGGCGGGACCCAGGCGCCAG ATAATGGACCCCAGGTGTCTCTTCCCATCTGCCAGAATAAGGAAACTCCTGTGTGTACTCAGCAGGAGAAGACAG ATGCCCAAGAAGTTTTACAAAGAAAGCATCACTTGAATAAAATTGATCTGGTTGTGAAGCCATGGCAAGTGGCAACTTCCCAGGAGTCTTGCCAAGTGGAGAACTCTGAAGGATCCCTGCGTCCCAGTGGAGTTGTGCTGGAAAATGTGAAGGAGACAATCGAAGATTGCATGTTAATTTTGCTGGTAGAGAATGTCAGTGGCTTGTCAGAGGAGGATGGTGACTTCAGTGTGGAAATGATACCTgagttatctgctgctgtagtTACTTTTACTGGAAATACTG ATGCAGAGGAATTTGCTGAAAAGCTGAATCAAAACCAGAGAGCAAGGGAACAAAACATTACTGCATGGTGCCTTCAGCAAACAAAAACTGTTAGGGCTGAAAATATACCACCCAACACCTCCAGTCACTACATAACTGTCTACTTTGAAAATGAGAAGTACGGCGGTGCACAGGCCGTGGATGTTCAACTGCTACCTGATGAAGATGCAGCTATCATTACATTTGGTGACCATAAAG atGTAACAAATATCCTGGCAAAGAAGCATTCACTCAACAAAACACCAATCTTTGTCTATCCTTACTACACCTCACTGGAAACGGCTCTATATGGAAAGGAAGGGCCACAGATAAAGAAACCAGATCCAATTACATTGCCTCTGGATCCCTATATCTGGAATTATTTGCAAGGAAATAGTAGCTTAATTAAGGCAATAGATCATGAAATGGCAAAGTGTAATTGTGTGCCAGTGTGGCCTGATGCCCTCTGTGCAGATCCAACAGTTACTTTGCATCCTTCAGCTATTTTTTCTGAGCGGAAGAGATCAGTATCTCGATTGGTCAAGGCATGGAAAAAAGAAGTTTCCACAGCATTTTCACAAACCATATCAAAGTATGAAGCAATTAAATGTCAAGTAAGCACAGAGGTGTGGGAACCCATTAGGAACAGCTTTCCCCATGATGAAGTTCTGATaatcccaaatatttccaaggaaTTACTTGTTCTAGTAGGTGAAAAAGAAATTGTGAGGAAGGTTGAACAAGAACTGAAGCTTCTGATCAAAAAGGCCACCAGAAAAattgaaagagaaaagcaaagaactgAACTGAAAGTCAAGACAGTGAATCCAGGGGAATATGGAATTTTACAGATTACTGGTCTGGAAGAAAAATTTCGTACAGAGTTCCCAGACCTGCAAATAACTTATGATAATTTGGAGAAGAGCATTAACCTATCTGGAGTGCCTGAGGAAGTTTACAGAGTAAAAGGAGAAATACTTGATCATGTATTCAAAATGGCAAAGAAAGCAATTAATGTCCACCCttctatttttcagtttttaaagcaTATTGATAATGAAACTCTGTCACAGAGCCTGTTTATatcaaaacaaattaaagtCTTTTATGATCTCGGTGCGGGAGAGATCATCCTGAAAGGGAATGCTCCTGAAGATGTCCtaaaagcagaggaagaaataaaaaaagaactgGACCACAAAAGTGTTACTTTGGGGGATGAGTCAGTCCTCCAGAAGGAGGAATGGCAGATGCTAGTCAAGGAAAACTGCTCTAATGGAGCTGTAGCAGTCACTCAGGCAGGGAGTCAGATCATGATTGCTGGTCTTTCTGAAGCTGTAGCAAAAGCCTTTGAGGAACTTTCCAGCTTTATAGATGAAAACACACAGGTGCAAAAGGTCATTGAAGGGAAGCTGATGGTATTCATAAAGTTTTTTAAGAAAGAGAAGGTCAATGATTGGGCTGCCCTCCAAAAAAAAGGCGTGAAAGTTGACTTTAGCACTCAGAAGAACCGTGAAGTTATATTGTTGAGTGGGCCGAAGACAAAAGTGCTGGAGGGAGTCAGCTTAGTTGAGCGAATTCTGTCTGGCTTGCATTGTAAGCGCGTGGTGATTGACTTGCCAGGAGCCAAGGCATATATAAAAGAGCAAGCACACCTTTTGGCCCCCCATATAAAAAAAGAGTACAAGTGTTTAGTCCTACTGGAAGAGCAGCCAGAAGAACAGAAACAACACAGTAACAGAGGCGAGCTCCATATGCAGGTGACCATGGGTGAAACTGTAATAGCGCTTTATAAAGCTGACTTGAGCACTCATCCCGTTGATGTTGTGGTGAATGCATCTAATGAAGACCTAAACCACATTGGTGGCCTGGCTGAGGCACTGTCAAGGgcagctgggccagcactgcaggaggagTGCAATGAGCTGGTGAGGAGGCAGGGGAATTTGCAGCCTGGTGATGCAGTGATGACACGCGCCGGGAGACTGCCCTGCAAGAATGTCATCCACGCTGTCGGGCCCAGGTGGAGCAGGGAGAGACGAGAAATGTGTGTGAACCTGTTGAGGAAGACAGTGAAAAAATGTCTACAACTAGCTGAAAAGCACAAGCATCGTTCCATAGCTCTGCCTGCTATAAGTGGAGGGATTTTTGGCTTCCCGATGGAGCTGTGTACTTATTCCATTGTATCCTCCATTAAGGAGACCTTGGAAGAGTCCAAGGGGAACAGCAGCTTGAAGGAGGTTCATCTTGTGGGTTTTGCACAGGATAGCATTCAGGCTTTCAGCAAGGCATTTAGAGAAGTGTTTTCAGATTCTTCAGCTTCCTACAGGCCACTGGATCATGTCAGTTCAGTTCCTCAACCCAGGCAGAGGAGAGCTTCCAAGCATATTAATAACTTCCCATTCGTAACAACTCGGGAAGGCCTTCACATCGTCCTGCAAACAGGAAGCATTGAAGATGCTGAA ACATCCGTTGTTGTCGTCAGTGTTGGCAAAGATCTCCAGCTTGACAAAGGGCCACTTGGTAAAGCtttgctgagcaaggcagggccAATGCTTCAGACAGGCTTGAGCAGAGAAGGTGGAGGAAGAATACCTGAGGAGGGATCTGTGTTGAAAACTAAAGGTTACAATCTGGCTTGCAGTGTTGTGCTTCATGCTGTGGTACCTGCGTGGTCCCAGAAAAACACACCTGCAAAG GTCTTGGGTGACATAATCACACAATGCCTGGAGATTGCTGAAGAACTGTCTTTGAAATCAATTACTTTTCCAGCAATTGGGACAGGGAATTTAGAATTCCCGAGATCTGTTGTTGCTAAATTATTGTTTGACAAAGTGTTTGAATTCAGTAGTGAAAACAGAGTGAATTCTCTTGAAGAAGTTCACTTCCTGTTGCACACAAAAGACACAGCTAATATTCAG GAATTTTCAGATGAACTTGAAAGCAGATCTATGGCTGTTAAAGGGCTGAAGGCTTCTCCAAATGACACGAGCCAAAGCACAG CTTTTTCTGCCGTCCCTTCAACCTCAGCACACAATGGGCCTGAAATGACAATTGGCTCCGTGGTGTTCCTGGTGGCAGAAGGTGATATTACCAAGGAGGAGGGAGATGCCATTGTAAACATAACAAACCAAACCTTCAGCCTCAAAACAG GTGTCTCTGGAGCAATTCTGAATGGTGCTGGAAAAGCAGTTGAAGATGAATGTCGTGTACTAG CCCAGCAAACTGACAAGAAGTATATCATCACCCAGGCAGGAAACCTGCCATGCAAAAACATAATGCATTTTGTTTACCGAAGTGATATCAGGTCCCTGGTttcccaggtgctccaggagTGTGACCTGCGGCAGTACACCTCTGTCATCTTCCCAGCAATTGGAACAG GAGAGGCATGCCGCAATCCAGCTGAGGTAGCTGGCAACATGATAGATGCAGTAACTGACTTTGCAAAAAAGAATCCTGCCACATCTGTGAAAACTATTAAAGTTGTCATCTTTCAGCCACATCTGATGAGTGTGTTCCAAGCAAGCATGCAGAAAAGAGAACAGTCTACTGCAACACAAATCAAATTAATTGTTTCCAAGATATATCACGCGGGTAAAT CATTCTTGAGCTCTGAGAAACATTCTCCAAAGGGAAAAACTAAAGTGGTTTTCGAAAAAAAAATTGACCCTGCTGTTGTGCAGATTTGtggtgaaaataaaaaagaagtgGAAGAAGCTGAAAAGTGGCTGAGAAGTGCAATTTCCAGTGAACAATCTCATGCAGAAATTGTAGACGAGACTATCTCTCATTTTGATGAAGAAGAGATTGAAGAACTGGATGACctaggaaagaaattaaaaatttgtcTTATTTTGAAGAATACCTCTATTGAAATTACAGGGGTTGCAAAAGATGTCTGCCAGGCTTCTTCAGCTGTTCATAAAATGATCCGCAAAATAAAAGCTGCTAAAGAGGCCCAGGCAAAACTTCTACAAAGTTCAGTTGAATGGAAGTACAGTGAAAAGGATTCCTATGTACCCTTCAACAGTCTCACAAATGTGGAGTTGGAATATGCTTACaagacaaagcagaaaattGTTGAAGTCATCATTGGTGAGCGAATATACACAGTGGATATTGAACGCAAGACTGCTGTGGATGCCCAAGGAGGACAGATATCCATTAAACGTATTGACAAATCTGAAG ACCAAAAGTCAACAGTACTCCCTCCAACGTGGGACCCTATGGAAAATGAGCAACTCAAAATAGTGGAACTAAAACCAGGCTCAAGAGAGTATACAGATGTGCAAGAAAGGTTTCTGCAGACCTGTCCGTTATTCAGAATTGAAAAG ATTGAAAGGATACAGAACCAATATTTATGGAAAAACTACCAAAtaaaaaagtgtgaaatagataaAAAAAATGGCAACAGAAATAATGAGAGGCTTCTGTTTCATGGGACGAGCCAGGAGTCATTAACCCTTATTAACAAAAAAGGATTTAACCGGAGCTATGCTGGAATGCACG CTGCAAACTTTGGAAACGGAACGTACTTTGCTGTTAATGCCAGCTATTCTGCCAACGACATCTACTCTAAACCAGATGGGAATGGGAAGAAGTACATGTACTTGGCCCGAGTCCTTGTTGGAGAATAttctctggggaaaaaaggatCAATTActccagcaaaaaaaaatgttagCAACTCTGTAGATCTGTATGATAGTTCAACTGATAACGTGAACCAGCCTTCCATGTTCATAATTTTTAATGACATTCAAGCTTACCCAGAATACCTTATCACTTTCTCTAAGTAA
- the LOC129122334 gene encoding protein mono-ADP-ribosyltransferase PARP14-like isoform X2 — protein sequence MEGQWPCSFPLLVRGDWGPAEPPPSLRKKLLCYFQSQKRSGGGECELRTGDDSGTILVCFAQPEVRERVLRRPAHELVWGSAERLSLQVTALPAGGDPAQEAGPAGGTQAPDNGPQVSLPICQNKETPVCTQQEKTESCEKLEAEKATSRNSAVVVTTAFGEKIEDEFLEMYFESKRRSGGGPIESYVKKDDQVIITFQDEQDAQEVLQRKHHLNKIDLVVKPWQVATSQESCQVENSEGSLRPSGVVLENVKETIEDCMLILLVENVSGLSEEDGDFSVEMIPELSAAVVTFTGNTDAEEFAEKLNQNQRAREQNITAWCLQQTKTVRAENIPPNTSSHYITVYFENEKYGGAQAVDVQLLPDEDAAIITFGDHKDVTNILAKKHSLNKTPIFVYPYYTSLETALYGKEGPQIKKPDPITLPLDPYIWNYLQGNSSLIKAIDHEMAKCNCVPVWPDALCADPTVTLHPSAIFSERKRSVSRLVKAWKKEVSTAFSQTISKYEAIKCQVSTEVWEPIRNSFPHDEVLIIPNISKELLVLVGEKEIVRKVEQELKLLIKKATRKIEREKQRTELKVKTVNPGEYGILQITGLEEKFRTEFPDLQITYDNLEKSINLSGVPEEVYRVKGEILDHVFKMAKKAINVHPSIFQFLKHIDNETLSQSLFISKQIKVFYDLGAGEIILKGNAPEDVLKAEEEIKKELDHKSVTLGDESVLQKEEWQMLVKENCSNGAVAVTQAGSQIMIAGLSEAVAKAFEELSSFIDENTQVQKVIEGKLMVFIKFFKKEKVNDWAALQKKGVKVDFSTQKNREVILLSGPKTKVLEGVSLVERILSGLHCKRVVIDLPGAKAYIKEQAHLLAPHIKKEYKCLVLLEEQPEEQKQHSNRGELHMQVTMGETVIALYKADLSTHPVDVVVNASNEDLNHIGGLAEALSRAAGPALQEECNELVRRQGNLQPGDAVMTRAGRLPCKNVIHAVGPRWSRERREMCVNLLRKTVKKCLQLAEKHKHRSIALPAISGGIFGFPMELCTYSIVSSIKETLEESKGNSSLKEVHLVGFAQDSIQAFSKAFREVFSDSSASYRPLDHVSSVPQPRQRRASKHINNFPFVTTREGLHIVLQTGSIEDAETSVVVVSVGKDLQLDKGPLGKALLSKAGPMLQTGLSREGGGRIPEEGSVLKTKGYNLACSVVLHAVVPAWSQKNTPAKVLGDIITQCLEIAEELSLKSITFPAIGTGNLEFPRSVVAKLLFDKVFEFSSENRVNSLEEVHFLLHTKDTANIQEFSDELESRSMAVKGLKASPNDTSQSTAFSAVPSTSAHNGPEMTIGSVVFLVAEGDITKEEGDAIVNITNQTFSLKTGVSGAILNGAGKAVEDECRVLAQQTDKKYIITQAGNLPCKNIMHFVYRSDIRSLVSQVLQECDLRQYTSVIFPAIGTGEACRNPAEVAGNMIDAVTDFAKKNPATSVKTIKVVIFQPHLMSVFQASMQKREQSTATQIKLIVSKIYHAGKSFLSSEKHSPKGKTKVVFEKKIDPAVVQICGENKKEVEEAEKWLRSAISSEQSHAEIVDETISHFDEEEIEELDDLGKKLKICLILKNTSIEITGVAKDVCQASSAVHKMIRKIKAAKEAQAKLLQSSVEWKYSEKDSYVPFNSLTNVELEYAYKTKQKIVEVIIGERIYTVDIERKTAVDAQGGQISIKRIDKSEDQKSTVLPPTWDPMENEQLKIVELKPGSREYTDVQERFLQTCPLFRIEKIERIQNQYLWKNYQIKKCEIDKKNGNRNNERLLFHGTSQESLTLINKKGFNRSYAGMHAANFGNGTYFAVNASYSANDIYSKPDGNGKKYMYLARVLVGEYSLGKKGSITPAKKNVSNSVDLYDSSTDNVNQPSMFIIFNDIQAYPEYLITFSK from the exons ATGGAGgggcagtggccgtgctccttCCCGCTGCTGGTGCGAGGGGACTGGGGCCCCGCCGAGCCGCCGCCCTCGCTCAGGAAGAAGCTGCTCTGCTACTTCCAGAGCCAGAAGCGCTCGGGCGGCGGCGAGTGCGAGCTGCGGACCGGGGACGACAGCGGGACCATCCTCGTCTGCTTCGCCCAGCCCGAGG TGAGGGAGCGGGTGCTGAGGCGGCCGGCCCACGAGCTCGTGTGGGGGTCCGCAGAGCGGCTGTCGCTGCAGGTCACGGCGCTGCCCGCGGGCGGCGACCCCGCGCAG GAGGCGGGTCCGGCCGGCGGGACCCAGGCGCCAG ATAATGGACCCCAGGTGTCTCTTCCCATCTGCCAGAATAAGGAAACTCCTGTGTGTACTCAGCAGGAGAAGACAG AATCATGTGAGAAATTGGAAGCAGAGAAAGCAACCTCTAGGAATTCTGCTGTAGTAGTAACCACTGCCTTTGGGGAGAAAATAGAAGATGAGTTTTTGGAAATGTACTTTGAAAGTAAAAGGAGGTCTGGTGGGGGGCCCATTGAGTCCTATGTCAAAAAGGATGACCAAGTGATCATCACCTTTCAGGATGAGCAAG ATGCCCAAGAAGTTTTACAAAGAAAGCATCACTTGAATAAAATTGATCTGGTTGTGAAGCCATGGCAAGTGGCAACTTCCCAGGAGTCTTGCCAAGTGGAGAACTCTGAAGGATCCCTGCGTCCCAGTGGAGTTGTGCTGGAAAATGTGAAGGAGACAATCGAAGATTGCATGTTAATTTTGCTGGTAGAGAATGTCAGTGGCTTGTCAGAGGAGGATGGTGACTTCAGTGTGGAAATGATACCTgagttatctgctgctgtagtTACTTTTACTGGAAATACTG ATGCAGAGGAATTTGCTGAAAAGCTGAATCAAAACCAGAGAGCAAGGGAACAAAACATTACTGCATGGTGCCTTCAGCAAACAAAAACTGTTAGGGCTGAAAATATACCACCCAACACCTCCAGTCACTACATAACTGTCTACTTTGAAAATGAGAAGTACGGCGGTGCACAGGCCGTGGATGTTCAACTGCTACCTGATGAAGATGCAGCTATCATTACATTTGGTGACCATAAAG atGTAACAAATATCCTGGCAAAGAAGCATTCACTCAACAAAACACCAATCTTTGTCTATCCTTACTACACCTCACTGGAAACGGCTCTATATGGAAAGGAAGGGCCACAGATAAAGAAACCAGATCCAATTACATTGCCTCTGGATCCCTATATCTGGAATTATTTGCAAGGAAATAGTAGCTTAATTAAGGCAATAGATCATGAAATGGCAAAGTGTAATTGTGTGCCAGTGTGGCCTGATGCCCTCTGTGCAGATCCAACAGTTACTTTGCATCCTTCAGCTATTTTTTCTGAGCGGAAGAGATCAGTATCTCGATTGGTCAAGGCATGGAAAAAAGAAGTTTCCACAGCATTTTCACAAACCATATCAAAGTATGAAGCAATTAAATGTCAAGTAAGCACAGAGGTGTGGGAACCCATTAGGAACAGCTTTCCCCATGATGAAGTTCTGATaatcccaaatatttccaaggaaTTACTTGTTCTAGTAGGTGAAAAAGAAATTGTGAGGAAGGTTGAACAAGAACTGAAGCTTCTGATCAAAAAGGCCACCAGAAAAattgaaagagaaaagcaaagaactgAACTGAAAGTCAAGACAGTGAATCCAGGGGAATATGGAATTTTACAGATTACTGGTCTGGAAGAAAAATTTCGTACAGAGTTCCCAGACCTGCAAATAACTTATGATAATTTGGAGAAGAGCATTAACCTATCTGGAGTGCCTGAGGAAGTTTACAGAGTAAAAGGAGAAATACTTGATCATGTATTCAAAATGGCAAAGAAAGCAATTAATGTCCACCCttctatttttcagtttttaaagcaTATTGATAATGAAACTCTGTCACAGAGCCTGTTTATatcaaaacaaattaaagtCTTTTATGATCTCGGTGCGGGAGAGATCATCCTGAAAGGGAATGCTCCTGAAGATGTCCtaaaagcagaggaagaaataaaaaaagaactgGACCACAAAAGTGTTACTTTGGGGGATGAGTCAGTCCTCCAGAAGGAGGAATGGCAGATGCTAGTCAAGGAAAACTGCTCTAATGGAGCTGTAGCAGTCACTCAGGCAGGGAGTCAGATCATGATTGCTGGTCTTTCTGAAGCTGTAGCAAAAGCCTTTGAGGAACTTTCCAGCTTTATAGATGAAAACACACAGGTGCAAAAGGTCATTGAAGGGAAGCTGATGGTATTCATAAAGTTTTTTAAGAAAGAGAAGGTCAATGATTGGGCTGCCCTCCAAAAAAAAGGCGTGAAAGTTGACTTTAGCACTCAGAAGAACCGTGAAGTTATATTGTTGAGTGGGCCGAAGACAAAAGTGCTGGAGGGAGTCAGCTTAGTTGAGCGAATTCTGTCTGGCTTGCATTGTAAGCGCGTGGTGATTGACTTGCCAGGAGCCAAGGCATATATAAAAGAGCAAGCACACCTTTTGGCCCCCCATATAAAAAAAGAGTACAAGTGTTTAGTCCTACTGGAAGAGCAGCCAGAAGAACAGAAACAACACAGTAACAGAGGCGAGCTCCATATGCAGGTGACCATGGGTGAAACTGTAATAGCGCTTTATAAAGCTGACTTGAGCACTCATCCCGTTGATGTTGTGGTGAATGCATCTAATGAAGACCTAAACCACATTGGTGGCCTGGCTGAGGCACTGTCAAGGgcagctgggccagcactgcaggaggagTGCAATGAGCTGGTGAGGAGGCAGGGGAATTTGCAGCCTGGTGATGCAGTGATGACACGCGCCGGGAGACTGCCCTGCAAGAATGTCATCCACGCTGTCGGGCCCAGGTGGAGCAGGGAGAGACGAGAAATGTGTGTGAACCTGTTGAGGAAGACAGTGAAAAAATGTCTACAACTAGCTGAAAAGCACAAGCATCGTTCCATAGCTCTGCCTGCTATAAGTGGAGGGATTTTTGGCTTCCCGATGGAGCTGTGTACTTATTCCATTGTATCCTCCATTAAGGAGACCTTGGAAGAGTCCAAGGGGAACAGCAGCTTGAAGGAGGTTCATCTTGTGGGTTTTGCACAGGATAGCATTCAGGCTTTCAGCAAGGCATTTAGAGAAGTGTTTTCAGATTCTTCAGCTTCCTACAGGCCACTGGATCATGTCAGTTCAGTTCCTCAACCCAGGCAGAGGAGAGCTTCCAAGCATATTAATAACTTCCCATTCGTAACAACTCGGGAAGGCCTTCACATCGTCCTGCAAACAGGAAGCATTGAAGATGCTGAA ACATCCGTTGTTGTCGTCAGTGTTGGCAAAGATCTCCAGCTTGACAAAGGGCCACTTGGTAAAGCtttgctgagcaaggcagggccAATGCTTCAGACAGGCTTGAGCAGAGAAGGTGGAGGAAGAATACCTGAGGAGGGATCTGTGTTGAAAACTAAAGGTTACAATCTGGCTTGCAGTGTTGTGCTTCATGCTGTGGTACCTGCGTGGTCCCAGAAAAACACACCTGCAAAG GTCTTGGGTGACATAATCACACAATGCCTGGAGATTGCTGAAGAACTGTCTTTGAAATCAATTACTTTTCCAGCAATTGGGACAGGGAATTTAGAATTCCCGAGATCTGTTGTTGCTAAATTATTGTTTGACAAAGTGTTTGAATTCAGTAGTGAAAACAGAGTGAATTCTCTTGAAGAAGTTCACTTCCTGTTGCACACAAAAGACACAGCTAATATTCAG GAATTTTCAGATGAACTTGAAAGCAGATCTATGGCTGTTAAAGGGCTGAAGGCTTCTCCAAATGACACGAGCCAAAGCACAG CTTTTTCTGCCGTCCCTTCAACCTCAGCACACAATGGGCCTGAAATGACAATTGGCTCCGTGGTGTTCCTGGTGGCAGAAGGTGATATTACCAAGGAGGAGGGAGATGCCATTGTAAACATAACAAACCAAACCTTCAGCCTCAAAACAG GTGTCTCTGGAGCAATTCTGAATGGTGCTGGAAAAGCAGTTGAAGATGAATGTCGTGTACTAG CCCAGCAAACTGACAAGAAGTATATCATCACCCAGGCAGGAAACCTGCCATGCAAAAACATAATGCATTTTGTTTACCGAAGTGATATCAGGTCCCTGGTttcccaggtgctccaggagTGTGACCTGCGGCAGTACACCTCTGTCATCTTCCCAGCAATTGGAACAG GAGAGGCATGCCGCAATCCAGCTGAGGTAGCTGGCAACATGATAGATGCAGTAACTGACTTTGCAAAAAAGAATCCTGCCACATCTGTGAAAACTATTAAAGTTGTCATCTTTCAGCCACATCTGATGAGTGTGTTCCAAGCAAGCATGCAGAAAAGAGAACAGTCTACTGCAACACAAATCAAATTAATTGTTTCCAAGATATATCACGCGGGTAAAT CATTCTTGAGCTCTGAGAAACATTCTCCAAAGGGAAAAACTAAAGTGGTTTTCGAAAAAAAAATTGACCCTGCTGTTGTGCAGATTTGtggtgaaaataaaaaagaagtgGAAGAAGCTGAAAAGTGGCTGAGAAGTGCAATTTCCAGTGAACAATCTCATGCAGAAATTGTAGACGAGACTATCTCTCATTTTGATGAAGAAGAGATTGAAGAACTGGATGACctaggaaagaaattaaaaatttgtcTTATTTTGAAGAATACCTCTATTGAAATTACAGGGGTTGCAAAAGATGTCTGCCAGGCTTCTTCAGCTGTTCATAAAATGATCCGCAAAATAAAAGCTGCTAAAGAGGCCCAGGCAAAACTTCTACAAAGTTCAGTTGAATGGAAGTACAGTGAAAAGGATTCCTATGTACCCTTCAACAGTCTCACAAATGTGGAGTTGGAATATGCTTACaagacaaagcagaaaattGTTGAAGTCATCATTGGTGAGCGAATATACACAGTGGATATTGAACGCAAGACTGCTGTGGATGCCCAAGGAGGACAGATATCCATTAAACGTATTGACAAATCTGAAG ACCAAAAGTCAACAGTACTCCCTCCAACGTGGGACCCTATGGAAAATGAGCAACTCAAAATAGTGGAACTAAAACCAGGCTCAAGAGAGTATACAGATGTGCAAGAAAGGTTTCTGCAGACCTGTCCGTTATTCAGAATTGAAAAG ATTGAAAGGATACAGAACCAATATTTATGGAAAAACTACCAAAtaaaaaagtgtgaaatagataaAAAAAATGGCAACAGAAATAATGAGAGGCTTCTGTTTCATGGGACGAGCCAGGAGTCATTAACCCTTATTAACAAAAAAGGATTTAACCGGAGCTATGCTGGAATGCACG CTGCAAACTTTGGAAACGGAACGTACTTTGCTGTTAATGCCAGCTATTCTGCCAACGACATCTACTCTAAACCAGATGGGAATGGGAAGAAGTACATGTACTTGGCCCGAGTCCTTGTTGGAGAATAttctctggggaaaaaaggatCAATTActccagcaaaaaaaaatgttagCAACTCTGTAGATCTGTATGATAGTTCAACTGATAACGTGAACCAGCCTTCCATGTTCATAATTTTTAATGACATTCAAGCTTACCCAGAATACCTTATCACTTTCTCTAAGTAA